The stretch of DNA CAGTATTACAAAAATCAGGTAAACCTCAAGCAGTCATTGTTTGGGTCATTGAATTGATATATTTGGTGATTTTAATTTGGATTCGTCCATTTATGGATAAAAGAACTAATGCGTTCAACATTACTATTGGTGTGATCAACTTTATTAATGCATTGTTTTTCATGTTTTTCTCAaatgttttcaaacaaCCAAATGTCGTGTCATCAGTTATGGCGGTGGTGTATTTCATATTGAATGCAGTATTTGCcttgtttttattattattcacCATTATTACATGTGTTCTTGCATTGTTGTACAAGAACCCAGATACAAGATACCAACCAATGAAAGATGATCGAGTTTCATTCTTGCCTAGGTTTGGAAACAAAAGTGGTGGCGGTGATGCCACTAAAGGTCCAAATAGTAATTCTGAAGATATGGAATTGATGGCATTGGGAGCAACAGCAATGAAAGGTCACGAACATAGTAATCAACAAGGTGGTACTGtatttgatgattatgattcaTATGATGAAGATTCTCCAGATCATAGATCTCGTAATGCTAGTGGACCAGGCGGGGCAGCTTTAACCACAGCATCTTCCCATTATGATGCTGATGCTGATTCGCGTAGAGATTCGATAAATTTCCTGGAACCTACTCAACCAAATTCAACGATTGTTGGTAATCCATATAATGCTGTACCTCCTTCAATGGGTGCACGTAGCACTAGTAGTAATTCAGGATTTAGTTATGGTACTACTGGAGTTTATACTGGAAGTGTTTCTTCGCCGCATAATCAATATCCAAATCGTTATGGTGgtcaacaaaataattatgGAAATAACAATGGTGCTAGAAGATGGCAGTAAGGCTAAAGaactaaaataaaaatagaaaaaaattattagaaacACCAAAGATATGTTTCTTGAAGGAGGAAGGAATCAATTCCTTATAACGATTACTATGTAAGTCATATGACCCTATATGTATGGGgtctttttatttttcttatcttttttttatgtactttattatctttttttatttagtatttagttttcaacgtttgcttttgtttttttatttacgGTCCCTTTTTCTAACATGGTCTTCTTACTGTCTTTTTGTAATATAAAATTCTTATGATATATTATAGAAAATTTATATAgagaatttgattgatgTTTGATAACTTTACATATTAGTTACTActatttgatttcaattatcTTCATTACAGAATTTTGGTTCTCCAAATATACtataatgaaatatattATACCATGTAATTGGTTGACATGGTTCATCTTTGTcattcttgttgttgtctttgGTGTCATGATCATCCATTATGGGAATTTGTCGTTTTTTACGATATTTTTGACCAGTttgtaaattaataatttgacTAAATGATTTATGTCTTGGTGGGAAGTTTAATGTCCGCAAATTTTCATCTTGTTTTTGGTCTTGTTGttcaaattttaataatgaaagTGGGATTATTATTCCTTCATCAGGAATACCATTAGCtaaagatattgatgaataaTCTGATTCAAGAACTTGATTTCTCTTATGTATGTATGGTTTATTAgtattaccaccaccatcaccattatcattacCAACAGCATAAATGGATGATTTCCTTatattttcatcttcaatatcatcGCAATCCTCTAAAGAAGGCTCTTTCTCTtcgtcatcgtcatcataAGTTTCATCAACCCCAATATGTTcatattttgtaattgctgatttctttttctcaaATAACCGtggttttaatttataCGTTGTAAATTGATGTTTTTTACGTTTTACTGAATCAGCTAATAAATCAgttttatcatcaatttcatctaATTTTGAACTAACATGTTTTAATACCGTAGTTTTTTTATCatctaatttaattttaagTGAATCTTTagtatcaataattttcgTGAATTTAGAATCTACTTTATcatccaatttttcatcaattttttcaatggtttTTTTAGGTTCATGAGCTAAACCTAATGTTACTCCTTTagttttatctttttgTGACCTTAATTTATCATGTAATTGTCGAATTGCCTGAGtttgaatttcttgatCGTTGTTGCCATCAGTATCAGGAGTTTCTTCCATTTTAGAAAaccttgttgttgttgaatggTTTTGTTGTATTGAATTCATATCTAAAGTGTAATCATAACCAAcaccattatcattatcgtTTTTAACTTCCTTGGACGACTcaagtttctttttgaatacAGGTAATatatgaattaattgattttggatttttaaacaataaCTAGATTTCTGATCTTGAGAATTTACATTACAATAAACAGCATGAATCAATGAATCATAATCAACTTGTTTTAACCAAATATTGGCAAATTTATCgaaaaatgatgatataCTTGTAGAACTCAAATAATTCTTAATAGATATAATTGGaataccaccaccaccaccaccgtTGCCAATTTCTTGGTTGTGATTTAATCCATGCTTGTCTTCAAAAGCAAAACTAGATACTTTCCCcgctgctgctgctgctgccgCTGTTGACGATGATGTGGTTTCATTAAACATAAATACAATCATTGGTTTCATTTCACTCAATTGAGACCTAAATATCGGTAAATATTCACCAGGTACATTCAATAAACTCTTATGATATATCGATGATGTCAAATTCCTAACTTCTTGTAATGGATTTTCATGATCATCATGGAATTTCTGTACTTGTTGTGGAATAACCATATAATAATCAACTaatgttaataaattggGCATATCAAATGGAATACTTTTActtaaaaaattattgatattattagatttctcatattttttaaatataattggATTCCTCAAAAATGTTGATGTCGAAGATGGTGAATTCATGGTTGGCATAGATGTAGATGTGGTGGTACCTAATgtattaaaaatgaaaaatgttttaaatgattctggtattaataattgatcaaaagCAGTTAGATTTAACCAACGACTCTTGGATAATAAATCTGATGAAGTTTTCCCATTACTATTATCACCAAAACCATGCCAGTTGGAGAATAAATTAGCAAGACCTAAGGTTTTAAACATGGTAGGATTAATCAATTCTCGAGGAATAAACATCAAGGAAGTGGTATCTGAATTGTCTGTTTGTAAATCAATATGGTTTTGTTGTGgaccattattattgatagaATCAATTGCTGAAAAACTGGAAATAGATACATTATAATCAGGAATGTTTTGGGGCATTAATGATTGTAAGGATGTTAATAGTTTCagttttgtttctttaaGTGAAAATAATGTTGGTTTAACAATATTGGGCCATTCAGGTGGAAGAACCAAAGCATTGatcaaaacaagaattgtAAAGTAATTAAATCTCATTGTTTAATGATGGAATAATTTCATTCCaagttttaaaaaaagattaacaagaaaaagaatagtCAAGTAATATTTATAGCAATATATAAGCAGCTAAGATATCGGTTTACATGtgttttgttgaattaaaattatttggtCGGTATgattagttttttttgggattttttgatattccaacatttttgtttaatgctgtaaaaaaaaaattgccaATACAAATGGAATTGTAATAGTTGGTTAGTAAAAACTTGTAGTCACTAAACCCTATATCTATGTAGTTTTATTTACTTCActataatcaaaatttaattcttcaagTAAATCTAATCTCGATATATATAGTGTAGTGACAAACATTGTCATATTTGTAACCCATAAAAACGTagaaatgataataatagcACCAACTCCACGTCTCATTTGCCATATTTCATGAGTGGCATAAGTATTATGAGGAAAAATGTGactaattataaatataaatgaaacaaatttaCAAATAGTACTCACCAAGCAATAAAATATCCCATTTCGTATTTCATAATTAATCACTTGTAACGCAAATAAAAGGGaaacaattaatgatattattCCATCGGCCAAAAAATATCGATAATATCCAACACCAATGTCTTGATCTCGTTGCAATAATATAGAACTTAATACAATCTCAACAACACTACAACAAACTTCAAATACATATATAACAAAATTGGCACTGATGGTGAAATATTCTCCTTCATAGTTTTGTCCAAATCTATCGGctttaaattgaattacGGGACGATTCATAACttgtttgattaatttcttttctaatCGCTTTTGCGGTGACGTTATACTGGAGCTGTCTTTATACGGTAACGGAGGTAACTGTTGTTGAGGATATAGTTGACTTGTTGGTTGTGGCATGGGAGGTAAGTTATTGGCATTATTAATATCTTGAGGATATGGCATCAGTCGTGGAGCAATAtcttttggtggtggtggaggcGGGGCTGGTGCTGGCACTGGCACTGGCActggtgctggtggtgCTGGATTGTTTGTCATGGAAATACCACCATTATCTTGAGGAACTTGTACACCAATTGAATATCGaactttcttcttttctcttttagGAATAGTTATAGTTGGTTCTTCTTTTACTGGTATTGGAGGTGATGGGTACTGTGTTGATCTATCTTCTTGTTGCCTTAGTGGACTATATTTGGGTCGTTCATCTATTTTGGAAGAATATAACGGGATTATAGTATCTAATGTTAATTTGCTGGAGGAAACATTATCATTGATTGTGCTTGGTGGAGTGGGGTTTCTTGACCTTATTTTTTGATCAGGTTGATAATCAAATCTCGAGAGATCACTCACAACTCGTATGTCATCTCCTCCATAGGGTCTAAATGGTGGAACTGTCATTGATTGGTACATAGGAAGATGATAACTAAttattaaagaaaacactccccaaaaaaaacaaagcaatttaaaaaataaaagaaagaagaaggaaggaaggaaggaGGAAACCCACAATATAGCCGTTTGAATATTTAAAGACTAATTTGATAGAATTAGAAATAACCAGCCAAAAAAGTTGATATGAACTTCGTGATTTACATTTTCAAACCAAAGAGcgttgttattattatttattatcaatgtactattgttttttttgtcacACAAATtatgtttattatttatccTAATTTAGCAATTTGGTAAGCCGTTGTTATATACAGGCagcattatttttttttgttgtcaCATAGTCAcgacaataataatatgaGTTAGAATGTCAACTGCCAGACACAATTATGGTAACTGACTCTGGCAGTTGgataataatagtattGTATTTTATTCAGAAAGATAGTCAAGTTAACTACCCACGGGAATTCTTAATACCTGTAAATGAAAACCCTTTGTTTTTTGCACcaattttgattgaaataataGTGTAGTTAGAGATCAATGCgaaattatattttgcGCTCAATTAAGTAAAGAACAATCTGGGGGTTTTGATATTTACGACAATGTTTGATTTGGGGCACGCGAGATTAACGAAATATAATCAAACACAAGTCAAACCGGTAATAATATTCTCAATTGCCTTTTATAAGTGTTGGACTAACAACTGTTGAGTTTAAATTACAGAGGTTGTGGATCAGTACAtgttacaaaaaaaaaatagtatCAATTAGTAATAACACAAAACTAATCAACTTTAATAGGAACACCATCAAACATACACATTGTTAAATGAGTCAACTTAGCTGGAGGATATTCTATACCTTCTGTCAATTGCAAATTTTCACAACATTGAGCCAACCTGACCAAAACATAAGATGCTTCTGTCAAGGCAAATTGTTGTCCTAAACATATTCTTGGGCCACCATTGAATGGCAAGAATGCCCATCCCAATTTTCTAGTTTCTGGTTCAAACCATCTTTCAGGACGGAAAACATCAGCATCTTTTCCATAATACTTAGGATCACGTTGTGTAGAATAAATACTGTACATCACAGCTTGTCCTTGTTTGATCAAGATTGGAGACATGCCATCAGGACCACCACCTCTTGGCAAAgttgtatttttattagCAAATCGACCATTACGTGGAACTGAGGGATACAACCTCAAAGTTTCATTAATTACTGCTTTGAGATATTCACATTGCTTTAATGTTTCAAACGAAATCTCAGTTGCGCCATCGGCATATCTCtcaataatttcttctCTCAACTTTTTCCAAACTTGAGGGTTTCTAGCTAATTCAAAAACGGCAAAGGAAAGTAATCCTGCAGTGGTGTCTCTACCAGccaacaaaatatttaaagCTTGATCGCGTAATACTTGTGGATCACGAGTTTGTTTCACCAATTCGTATAAAAACACATATCCGCTGttcttttccaattcttctgGTGTTGCATTAAGAGCTTTATTGACGTAATAATCACTAAACTTATGAACAATAGCATTACAATTCTGGAAATCCTTTGGGTTAACCAACCAGTATAAGTTTTGCAATAATGATCTCGtagataaataaatttgtgACTTATTAAATGCTTCAGGGAAATCTTTACGGCcagcaaaatcaaattcgTCTTGATTATATCCAATGGATTCATCTTTCAATGATGACACGGATTCaccaaacaaaaattcAGTAGCAGAATCAACTGTGAACCGgaaaaataattcttgaatATCGAAAAATTGGCCCTTGTTTTTAGTGATAtgtttcttcaataattgaaaatgtggTTCTAATGCTTTAACATGAGCAATTTGTTCACGTGCAAATTGTGGTCTTAACATTGATCTACTATGTTTCCATCCTTCACCATCCAATGTGAAAATCCCCTTTCCCAATAACGGTTTAAAGAAATCATATCTTCTACCTAACgagaaatcattaaattgAGTTGCCAATAATGCTTTGATATTTTCAGGATCTTTGGTGATAATCATGGGGAATCCAAAATTATATGACGTAAAAGTATCATTCACTTCTGGGTTAGATAAATCATTGAATCTTTCATGtaataaatcaacttgtcgaccaatttttttagcCTTGAGCATTTCAAAGCCACTTCTAAATCCAAAACAACCATCCGATTTGCAACTGCCAGGCAGTTTTGCTCCCAATTTCTTATTCAAATACTGAATATAAAGATAGTTTGTACAAAAGTACAATACTCCacaaataattaaataGAGGTACCAAGACTCAAAAGAGATTTCTTCTAACATTGCGATTGTTGAATTTATGGAGTCAAATTTGATAAGtttgaataattataaGGAAAGGAAAGTAGTCCTCTTTTATAtacagttttttttttattatttatttttttgatacaCTGTGACTGCCTgtgtttcaaaatttaagATCATGTTGTAATTCTAGAGGTGGAGTCAAAGGGGGAGGGGGTTGGTACGTAGTATCACAACTTACATGTATATTGGTTAACTCCGTGTGTGGAAGAAGTATTAAGCTTGATCAAGACTCACAAAGCTTGTTTCTTTATCTATGAGAGTCGTTTTTTTATATCCGATTAGCCTGGTATAATTATACCAGAATTTCACGTGGTCTGGGTTTGTGCAAGATGTATAATGGAGCATTCCGGTTTATGGTTTGttccaatcaatttatcagaATTAATAATACGTAGATCCTATGTAATATTGTCTAATTGTTAAGAATTATATGGTTGACGTAATATTATGTAATTACATTAATGTGGAGTTacctaattttttttttctgtgGAAGGGGCGAGAGAGAGAGAGCGGGGAGGGAGGGTTAAGAGAAGATTCTTTTTAAACAATAAGTGATCGTGTTGCATAAtacaataacaatatcaGTAGTAGAGGTGATTGTTTTTCTCGGGAAAGCATATATAGATGAGTTGATACAGcaattatatttcaaaCTATATTTCCCAGGCAAACCTTGTAGTTAGTTTTAAACGCTAAACACGAAATGAATACAATACAACCTTATGTAAATTACTTAGAAACCACGTGCTCTTAGTCCTGTGTGGGTACTTGTGGAACCTTATTGTTGTCATACGAGTCAACCTTCTTCTCTTCTTCAGCACTATGGTATGATGAAACTGATTGGGTTTCATCCTGTTCGGGTTTGATGATTTGTGAAGACCTTGGTAAACTCTCTTCTGTATTGTTGGTGCCCGGTTGAGAATGTTGAACAGGAGCAGTAGTATTCTCAGGGGAAGAAGGATAATTCATATTGGTGATATTGATTGGCTCGTTCTGTTGGGGTTGAGGTTGaggttgtggttgtggttggTGACGATTTCTTGAAAATCCACGCCAAAACATAAATATCATCGGAATGTGCCACATACTTCTAAACCCACCTAATCCCCGTctacttcttcttggtTGTTGGTTGACGTTGACAGTTTTGTTGACAGTCTTTTTCTTATATTGATTAGATGGAGTGGTTGGCTTGTAGTTCTTGCTCTTTCCTCTGTCTGCTTGTGCATATTGTTGTGAACTTGGAGTTTGCGAATATGTTTGTTTAGCATACTGTGGTTTATAGcttgtttgtttgtatGTTGGAGCTccttgctgttgttgttgctgcagTGATTTGGGGTAGGTCTGTTTATTGTACTTATTGCTGCTTGACCCAGTTCTTCCATAAGACGACGATGAGCCATACTCATATGGTGATGAGCCATATCCACTACGATAACCACCATAGCCTCTTGATCTTCCATacatttatttgatttttacCAAGTGGTTTATAAGTAAAGAAGAAAGGATGAAAGCAAACAAAGTTTGAATCATTCATGTCATTATTTATaccaaacaaaaacttaaaaaagaaaacaataagCAGAAAACAGTAATTTGCATCAACTTGAATTAACATACAGAGTCTTTATAATTCAGTATTGACAGCACTGTAGAAGGAGAATGAGAGAATCCAGTCACGTGAAGCGTTTCACTTACCACGAGTGATCAGTGCAAAAATAACACCAACTACAATCTATGAAATAGAATACTGCTTTACCGGaaaaactaataataactaTTTATTGTGAACTTTGACTAATCTATGCATCCGGGTGGTtcattatatatatatatatatacctGTATTCTTTCATTAGGAAACGTCGGCAACCAAGGGCAATGTGAGATGTTTCTATTTGACAACCATAAgatcaacaaatttgttAGCATAGATTTTGTGTTAATTTTTGGGGCTTTGTCTTCCGTCCACAATAGAATTTTTCGGGGGCCGAGAAAATGGGGTGACTGGGGGAACGAGAATTTTTAGAGAGTACACAACCAAATTAACTGGGGGAAGGGGGGGAACGAAGTAGCAATCTTCCTGATTTTCCGAATATTTTTTCCACATTCTCGTTCTCCTTCTGATTGTTGTAGTCGTCTCGTGGTGTGAGTCCGAACCCCCTTGTTTGTTATAAATTACGTTTCCATAATCYtttcctttttttttagacTGCTTTCCCAAAACttcttttattgtttgttcaTTTAAGTTAAACTTTAAACTCTATTAATATCTATATTTCTCCATCATCATGTCACTTTCACCcaaattagaagaaattgtcagctcaattgaaaaatcatttgaaattaaagatgatTTTTTAGTCAAGGCAACTGAGTATTTCATTGAATCAATGAATGTTGGTTTGGAATCACCAAAACCTTCAAAAGATGTCATGCCTATGATTCCAACCTATGTTACCTCAATTCCAACTGGGAAAGAAGTAGGGTTATATTTGGCAGCTGATTTAGGTGGGACTAATTTCAGAGTTTGTTCAATTGACTTGAAAGGTGACCACACATTTTCCATGAAACAAAGCAAGTATCGAATCCCTGTGGATTTGATGAAAGCAGAAAAGTccaatgatttatttggttttttgGCAAAGAAAGTCCAATCTTTCTTACTTGAAAACCATTCGGAAGCCTGTACTGCAAAAAACACCGAGCCCCTCAAGTTGGGTTTCACTTTCTCTTTCCCTGTTAATCAAACTGCATTGAATCGTGGAACATTAATCAGATGGACCAAAGGTTTTGATATCCCTGATACTGTTGACCGTGATGTTGTTGAGTTATTACAAGCAAATTTGACTATCTTGGAAGTCAATGTCAAAGTTGTCGCAATTGCAAACGATACTGTTGGTACTTTGCTTACTGCTGCTTACTCCAATGACTCAGCAAAGACAAACAGAAACACAATCATTGGTTGTATTTTTGGTACAGGAACTAATGGTGCTTATTTCGAGTCAAAAATTCCCAAATTATCCAGTTCGACTGGCAAAAGCCAAGGTATGGTCATCAACACAGAATGGGGTTCATTTGACAACGGCTTAAAGATCTTGCCTTCCACTGagtttgatgaaattgtcGATTCCGAAACCGCTAACCCTGGTTATCACTTGTTTGAAAAGAGAATCAGTGGAATGTTTTTGGGAGAGATTTTGAGGGTTGctttaattcatttattcaaaaaggGATTGATTTTCCAAGAGTTGTACAAGGCAAGAGGCGGATCTTTGCCACACAGAATTGAAGAGCCATGGTTGTTGGATGCTGAAGTGTTGTCTTATCTCCAGATTGATGACTCCACTGATTTGAAAACGTCAGGTCTTATTCTCCAAAATGTTCTCAGATTGGAAACCAACAAGGAGGAACGTGAAGTTATTCAACGTTTGACAAGAGCTATTTCTCAGAGAGCTGCCCATTTGTCTGCGATCCCAATTGCAGCTATAGCCAAAAAAGTGAAAGACCAATATAAGGATGATGATAGAGACTTTGAGGTTGGTTGTGATGGTTCTGTGATTGAATTTTATCCAGGATTCAGACAAGCAGTGTTGGagtcaattgaaaaaatcaatccTTTGAAGGGCACCAATAAAAAGATTCATTTGAAGATCGCCAAAGATGGGTCAGGCGTTGGTGCAGCATTGTGTGCCAGTACCGCATAGACTGTTTGTTGGTTTCAAAYATTTCTACAATTGTTGACCRAAGTAGTTTTGAATATACGAATATTATACAGACTATTATAACCTAAACTTGTGTATATTGTGATAATCCACATACATGAACTATAAACACCATTACTTTGCCCACTCCAAAACCTTCAAggaacaaacaacaatcgCGATCGTAGTTGGCACAACCAAAACAACATACCCCCAAAATAGAACACCGCTCATTTCTTTCTGGTAAACATTGTTGAGCTGAGTGATTTGCGACAACTGTATGGCTGGAGGACTAACCGTCAATATGAACGCAACAATTAAGAAAATTGGGTCATCCAATATTGATGCCTTGATGTACTTGACACACAAGGCTATTATTGGCAATAACACCGCACTGGGCAAGATCATTCGGGATAACAACGACCCAAATAGTATTCTGTTGTAGTGTTTTGACGGTGGTGGAATGTCGTTTGAGAGATACAAGTTTGATCccaaaacaattaaaattaacGGAATGGAAACACCCCCTAAAGTAGTGATTGCCTTAGTGAATGTGTTGTAAACGATGGAGTTTTGTTCACTGTcgaaaatcaaattcttcaaatatGGTATCGATGCAACTATAATTGCTACCAACATAGCGTAAAGAGGTGGGTTCATAAATGACAAAAACTGCTTGACTCCGGGAAGTTGGCAAATATATGCAGTAAGTGGTTTGCTGTTGATGTTGTCTTCATCTTCTGACAATGAAATTTCCCTTGTCGTTTCCGTCTGttgttcttcttgttgttgatttgaatcCATGTACAAAAACTGCTCATCTTCACCATCAATCAAACGACAATTTTCGTGCAAAACAATTTTGCCATGTTTAGTGTGGTATGTGTTCAACTCCAATTGTGAACGTTTTCTTAACAATGTATTGAACCCCCAGGACCAACGCAATATTTGTcccaattgttgaaaaatcaataaatacaaTATCCCTCTACCAGCAACTTTATCGGTGTTGTCGTCCTCCACATCGTCCCATAACAAGTCGGGAAGGGTGTAACTCAATGTTAAAACTAAACTCACAGGCAACGAGTTTGAATTACCAAAAACAGCCATGGCAGTGACAAAATCTGTCTCAGGGCTATTCAAGCTCAAAGCCTTGCTAACAATTCGGGAACTCCAATAAGATACTCCTGTGGACACAGCATAAAAAATCGgtataataatgatttcgACTAATTTGCTAAATGACAAGTTTGGTGCAAGTTTGGTAAATATTAAACATGGAGtaaacaaatcaacattTAAGGACGATAAAGTTTTCTGTCCTTGAGTGGTTAATAGACCGGTTTTAGCGGCAACGAACCCAGCACAACATATTATAACAACTTCTAGTACTGCTTCGAAGGTT from Candida albicans SC5314 chromosome R, complete sequence encodes:
- a CDS encoding uncharacterized protein (Ortholog(s) have endoplasmic reticulum localization) yields the protein MGYSLSALVSTNPSALSYFDISFLTFEAVLEVVIICCAGFVAAKTGLLTTQGQKTLSSLNVDLFTPCLIFTKLAPNLSFSKLVEIIIIPIFYAVSTGVSYWSSRIVSKALSLNSPETDFVTAMAVFGNSNSLPVSLVLTLSYTLPDLLWDDVEDDNTDKVAGRGILYLLIFQQLGQILRWSWGFNTLLRKRSQLELNTYHTKHGKIVLHENCRLIDGEDEQFLYMDSNQQQEEQQTETTREISLSEDEDNINSKPLTAYICQLPGVKQFLSFMNPPLYAMLVAIIVASIPYLKNLIFDSEQNSIVYNTFTKAITTLGGVSIPLILIVLGSNLYLSNDIPPPSKHYNRILFGSLLSRMILPSAVLLPIIALCVKYIKASILDDPIFLIVAFILTVSPPAIQLSQITQLNNVYQKEMSGVLFWGYVVLVVPTTIAIVVCSLKVLEWAK